In a single window of the Gossypium hirsutum isolate 1008001.06 chromosome D02, Gossypium_hirsutum_v2.1, whole genome shotgun sequence genome:
- the LOC107928010 gene encoding zinc finger protein ZOP1 — MTEYWVSQGNKWCDFCKIFISNNPSSIRNHELGQRHKENVAKRLTTMRKESAAKEKEQKDAARALEQIEAKAKRSYQKDVASFEARDSSDQALDGQEDWDYDGSSGYYYNQNNGLYYDPKSGFYYSDAIGRWVTQEEAYSKVQASSNTKSRDPILKKPFPTSGTGPVADNKSVAKSQNKTAPGPVISATLNPMRSVKGASSSLAVKRKRQDEKPKAVSKEEVAALKAREAAKKRVEEREKPLLGLYKGSR; from the exons ATGACTGAG taTTGGGTGAGTCAGGGGAATAAATGGTGTGATTTCTGCAAAATTTTCATATCGAATAACCCATCGAGTATTCGAAACCATGAGCTCGGTCAACGGCACAAAGAGAATGTTGCTAAGAGACTTACTACTATGCGAAAAGAGAGTGCAGCCAAAGAGAAGGAACAGAAAGACGCTGCTCGTGCTCTTGAACAGATCGAAGCT AAAGCTAAGCGGAGTTATCAGAAGGACGTTGCTAGTTTTGAGGCGAGAGATTCTAGTGACCAAGCATTAGACGGTCAAGAAG ATTGGGACTATGACGGTAGCTCGGGTTATTACTACAATCAAAACAATGGGTTATACTATGATCCAAAGTCGGGATTTTACTATTCTGATGCTATAG GCAGGTGGGTGACACAGGAAGAGGCATACTCCAAGGTTCAAGCTTCATCAAATACCAAATCAAGAGATCCTATTTTGAAAAAGCCATTTCCAACTTCAGGGACGGGACCAGTTGCAGATAACAAAAGTGTTGCTAAAAGTCAAAACAAGACCGCACCGGGGCCTGTCATTTCCGCTACTTTAAATCCCATGAGATCTGTTAAAGGTGCTTCATCCTCACTTGCTGTTAAGAGAAAAAGACAAGATGAAAAACCCAAGGCTGTATCTAAAGAAGAGGTGGCTGCACTAAAAGCAAGGGAAGCTGCAAAGAAGAGAGTTGAAGAGAGAGAGAAACCATTGCTCGGTTTGTACAAGGGATCTCGTTGA
- the LOC107927845 gene encoding uncharacterized protein: MAMEIQVITSTPSMEFNFDSACSSPYMTAPSSPRRFGNFLYSVPTTPTRVFSFCPHLENDGRSVDGGCEGGDGGGSEDFEFNFIGQLEKTPLSADELFDGGKIRPLKPQQLDPFETAMEESRKRVTLLNTVHKKSKSLSSFGVSDDIIMLETEQSSSKSQKFNAKSSVFSIFSLPKGNKKWKLKDLLLFRSKSESRATISEDPVLCRKNVSFRSTESIGSVSSSRRRGPVSAHELNHDVLYGKEPEDVKNASFRSTESIGLRRGPDSAHELNCAVLYRKEPEDVKNVSFRSSESIGLVSNSRRRRPVSAHELNYDVLYRKESEDVQSASFRSTESISSVSVHELNCAVLSRKESEDVKNASFRSTESISSVSNSRRRGPVSAHELHYTKNRAVSEEMRRKTFLPYKKGLLGCLGFNAGCGIHEISTGIGSLTRG, from the coding sequence ATGGCGATGGAGATACAAGTTATAACCTCAACCCCATCAATGGAATTCAACTTCGATAGCGCATGTTCATCTCCATACATGACTGCTCCTTCAAGTCCTCGACGCTTCGGCAATTTCCTCTACAGCGTCCCAACCACTCCTACTCGCGTTTTTTCTTTCTGTCCTCACCTTGAAAACGATGGAAGATCCGTCGACGGCGGATGCGAAGGAGGCGACGGTGGTGGGAGTGAAGATTTTGAGTTCAATTTCATTGGGCAGTTAGAGAAAACTCCATTGTCGGCCGATGAACTTTTCGATGGGGGAAAGATTCGACCTTTGAAACCCCAACAGTTGGATCCATTTGAAACAGCCATGGAAGAGAGCCGCAAAAGAGTAACATTACTCAACACTGTTCATAAAAAGAGCAAATCTTTGTCTTCTTTTGGAGTATCCGATGATATTATTATGCTGGAAACAGAGCAAAGTTCATCGAAATCTCAAAAATTCAATGCTAAATCTTCtgttttttcgattttttcgttaCCAAAAGGTAACAAAAAATGGAAACTTAAAGACCTTTTGTTGTTTAGGAGCAAATCAGAAAGCAGAGCAACAATAAGTGAAGATCCGGTTTTGTGTAGGAAAAATGTAAGCTTCCGGTCCACTGAGAGTATAGGTTCAGTTTCGAGCTCGAGGAGGAGAGGACCGGTTTCGGCTCACGAGTTGAATCATGATGTTTTGTATGGGAAAGAACCGGAGGATGTGAAGAATGCAAGTTTTCGGTCTACTGAGAGTATCGGTTTGAGGAGAGGACCGGATTCGGCTCACGAGTTGAATTGTGCTGTTTTGTATAGGAAAGAACCGGAGGATGTAAAAAATGTAAGCTTTCGGTCTAGTGAGAGTATCGGTTTGGTTTCTAACTCGAGGAGGAGAAGACCGGTTTCGGCTCACGAGTTGAATTATGATGTTCTGTATAGGAAAGAATCGGAGGATGTGCAGAGTGCAAGTTTTCGGTCTACCGAGAGTATCAGTTCGGTTTCGGTTCACGAGTTGAATTGTGCCGTTTTGTCTAGGAAAGAATCGGAGGATGTGAAAAATGCAAGCTTCCGGTCTACTGAGAGTATTAGTTCAGTTTCTAATTCGAGGAGGAGAGGACCGGTTTCGGCTCACGAGTTGCATTACACGAAGAACCGGGCGGTCTCGGAGGAGATGAGGAGGAAGACATTTTTACCTTACAAGAAGGGGCTCCTTGGATGCTTGGGGTTCAATGCTGGTTGTGGAATACATGAGATTTCTACGGGTATTGGGTCGTTGACACGTGGATGA